In Candidatus Hydrogenedentota bacterium, a genomic segment contains:
- a CDS encoding NADH-quinone oxidoreductase subunit K has protein sequence MQLSIVVLIAVLFGCGFYLLLRRSFLRVILGLMLLGHAANLLVFVSAGVARGPAPLVAEGMTAVPAHSADPLPQALVLTAIVISFGVSAFALVLFRRAYDMIDSDDTDQLRDTVH, from the coding sequence ATGCAACTTAGTATCGTCGTCCTGATCGCGGTGCTCTTCGGCTGCGGATTTTATCTGTTGCTTCGGCGAAGCTTTCTCCGGGTCATTCTCGGGCTGATGCTGCTGGGACATGCGGCCAATCTGCTTGTCTTCGTGTCCGCCGGCGTGGCGCGAGGCCCCGCGCCCCTCGTGGCCGAGGGTATGACCGCCGTGCCCGCACACTCCGCCGATCCGCTGCCTCAGGCCCTGGTGCTAACGGCCATCGTGATCAGCTTCGGCGTTTCGGCTTTCGCCCTGGTCTTGTTTCGCCGGGCCTATGACATGATCGATTCCGACGACACGGATCAATTGCGCGACACGGTGCATTGA
- a CDS encoding DUF4040 domain-containing protein: MSAPFSRPAGRTFGWVMALAPAGLCVWLLFLVDHVDEGWVQSLPWAPLAGLELSLRLDSLSLAFGLLITGIGALIVVYAASYFEGDPRRGRFMAFLFLFMAAMLGVVFADNVIALFLFWEMTSVASYLLIGFEHQKESARQAALQALLTTGAGALALLAGLILLGNAAGTFRLGEIIATPGLAEHPHYVAIVLLIVAGAATKSAQFPFHFWLPNAMAAPTPASAYLHSSTMVKAGVYLLARLSPALGGTELWFWLLVGLGTATMFAGGWLSMQQTALKPMLAYSTVTALGTLVLCIGLGTPMAIKAFKVFLFVHAFYKAALFMTAGTMIHATHEAHVEKLGGLGRAMPASALAALIASLSMGGLPPLLGFVGKESVYEALLYAPVAGPWLVGAAVLANAANVYVAIVVGVLPFWRRHGAHPSVSGEAPFSLWLGPMVLGALGLTFGLYPTLLSHHILGPGASDVIGATVEIKLKLWHGFNTALLLSISTLVLGMVAVLLRRLLQRSASGLAPLYRLGPEGGYHGAVAGMLWFSGVQTSFLQHGYLRYYLLVVIACVIGMACSVLPDEGHAPAFLLADARVHELIIVGMIAIAAIALTRVESRFGALACLGVVGYGMALLYVFYGAPDLAKTQIIVESLSVVLFALLAAAMPGFKNLAPVSVRRRDAALAAMAGILMGLLAYFTLATGQARSVSDFYRENSLLLAHGRNVVNVILVDFRALDTLGEITVLAVAAFGAQALMRRRRARKARV; encoded by the coding sequence GTGTCTGCTCCCTTTTCCCGTCCGGCGGGCCGGACCTTCGGCTGGGTCATGGCCCTCGCTCCGGCGGGTCTTTGCGTCTGGCTGCTTTTCTTGGTCGATCACGTGGACGAGGGGTGGGTGCAGTCGCTCCCCTGGGCCCCGCTGGCCGGGCTTGAGCTCAGTCTGCGCCTGGACAGTCTCAGTCTGGCTTTCGGCCTTCTGATTACGGGGATTGGGGCCCTGATCGTTGTCTATGCGGCTTCCTATTTCGAGGGCGATCCCCGCCGGGGCCGTTTCATGGCCTTTCTCTTTCTCTTCATGGCGGCCATGCTCGGCGTGGTATTCGCCGACAACGTGATTGCACTCTTCCTATTCTGGGAAATGACCAGTGTCGCGTCCTACCTGTTGATCGGCTTCGAGCATCAGAAAGAAAGCGCGCGACAGGCGGCCTTGCAGGCGCTACTTACCACGGGTGCGGGCGCCCTGGCGCTTCTCGCGGGCCTGATTCTCCTCGGCAATGCGGCGGGTACCTTTCGGCTGGGCGAGATTATCGCAACACCGGGCCTCGCGGAGCACCCCCACTATGTGGCGATCGTCCTGCTGATAGTCGCGGGCGCGGCAACGAAATCGGCCCAGTTTCCGTTCCATTTCTGGCTTCCCAATGCGATGGCGGCTCCCACGCCCGCGAGCGCTTATCTCCACAGCTCCACGATGGTAAAAGCCGGTGTTTACCTCCTTGCGCGTCTCAGCCCGGCGTTGGGGGGGACGGAGCTCTGGTTCTGGCTGCTGGTGGGTCTGGGCACGGCGACGATGTTCGCGGGCGGGTGGCTATCCATGCAGCAGACGGCCTTGAAGCCCATGCTCGCCTATTCGACTGTTACCGCGCTCGGCACGCTCGTTTTATGTATCGGCCTGGGTACGCCGATGGCCATCAAAGCCTTCAAGGTTTTCCTTTTTGTGCACGCGTTCTATAAGGCGGCCTTGTTCATGACGGCGGGCACAATGATCCACGCGACCCACGAAGCCCACGTGGAGAAGCTGGGCGGGCTGGGCCGCGCGATGCCGGCTTCGGCCCTGGCGGCATTGATTGCCAGCCTCTCCATGGGGGGGCTGCCTCCCTTGCTGGGATTTGTGGGCAAGGAATCGGTCTATGAGGCCCTGCTCTATGCGCCCGTGGCGGGTCCGTGGCTGGTCGGCGCGGCCGTGTTGGCCAACGCGGCCAATGTCTACGTAGCCATCGTCGTCGGCGTGCTGCCTTTCTGGCGACGGCACGGCGCGCATCCGTCTGTATCGGGCGAGGCTCCCTTTTCGCTCTGGCTGGGTCCCATGGTGTTGGGCGCGCTCGGCCTGACCTTCGGGCTCTACCCGACCCTGCTGAGTCATCATATTCTCGGTCCCGGTGCCTCGGATGTCATCGGAGCAACGGTGGAGATCAAACTCAAGCTGTGGCACGGGTTCAATACCGCCCTGCTCCTCAGTATCTCGACCCTGGTGCTGGGTATGGTTGCCGTGTTGTTAAGGCGCCTTCTTCAGCGTTCCGCATCCGGACTCGCGCCCTTGTACCGCCTGGGGCCGGAAGGGGGCTATCATGGCGCGGTGGCGGGTATGCTCTGGTTCTCAGGGGTGCAAACGAGCTTTCTTCAGCACGGCTATCTCCGCTACTACCTGCTGGTCGTAATTGCCTGCGTTATCGGCATGGCGTGCAGCGTACTACCGGACGAAGGCCACGCCCCCGCCTTCCTACTGGCCGATGCGCGGGTTCACGAACTGATCATCGTCGGCATGATTGCCATCGCGGCCATCGCGCTCACCCGTGTGGAGTCCCGCTTTGGAGCCCTCGCCTGCCTCGGCGTGGTGGGCTACGGCATGGCCCTGCTCTATGTTTTTTATGGTGCGCCCGATCTTGCGAAAACCCAGATCATCGTGGAATCCCTGTCGGTGGTGTTGTTCGCCCTGCTTGCGGCGGCCATGCCGGGCTTTAAGAACCTCGCGCCCGTCTCGGTTCGCCGCCGCGATGCGGCCCTCGCCGCGATGGCTGGCATCCTGATGGGTCTGCTCGCTTATTTCACTCTGGCAACGGGGCAGGCTCGTTCGGTTTCCGACTTCTATCGCGAGAACAGTCTGCTCCTGGCCCACGGGCGCAACGTGGTGAATGTGATCCTGGTGGACTTTCGTGCCCTCGATACTCTGGGTGAAATAACGGTGCTGGCTGTTGCCGCCTTCGGTGCCCAGGCGCTCATGCGCCGCCGCCGCGCGCGAAAGGCCCGCGTATGA
- a CDS encoding prepilin-type N-terminal cleavage/methylation domain-containing protein produces the protein MMKKRGFTLIELLVVIAIIGILAAILLPALARAREAARRASCQNNLKQLGVIFKMYANESDGEKFPRRKTFNCNGTLSDTMIFDGTQLMPEYLTDAQVVFCPSWGKDVDAVDRYDADGNGRVDPCEFAKEPYDYIGWLFTEDVNLLGPLVGTVGSDVGGRFSEAEINSSTPLGALAQANVTTLGAQSDNDFTVPAAYAGTQAGGSNVMLRLREGVERFLITDINNPGGSAKAQSNVAVMWDHVTTNTIDFNHIPGGGNVLYLDGHVNFLKYPDEKFPMTEDSARTFGRYNRPFNGV, from the coding sequence ATCATGAAGAAACGTGGCTTCACCCTCATCGAACTCCTCGTCGTTATCGCCATCATCGGCATCCTCGCCGCCATCCTGCTTCCTGCCCTGGCCCGCGCACGGGAGGCCGCACGGCGCGCTTCCTGCCAGAACAACCTCAAGCAGTTGGGCGTCATCTTCAAAATGTACGCCAACGAATCCGACGGCGAGAAGTTCCCCCGCCGCAAGACCTTCAACTGCAACGGGACCCTCAGCGACACCATGATCTTCGACGGCACCCAGCTCATGCCCGAATACCTGACCGACGCGCAGGTCGTCTTCTGCCCGTCCTGGGGCAAGGATGTGGACGCCGTGGATCGCTACGACGCCGATGGCAACGGTCGCGTGGATCCCTGCGAGTTCGCCAAGGAGCCCTATGATTATATTGGCTGGCTCTTCACGGAGGACGTGAACCTCCTCGGCCCCCTGGTCGGCACGGTGGGCTCGGACGTGGGCGGTCGTTTCTCGGAAGCCGAAATCAATTCGAGCACCCCCCTGGGCGCGCTGGCCCAGGCCAACGTCACTACGCTCGGAGCCCAGAGCGACAACGACTTCACCGTTCCCGCCGCCTATGCCGGCACCCAGGCCGGGGGCAGCAACGTGATGCTCCGTCTCCGCGAGGGCGTCGAACGCTTCCTCATTACCGATATCAACAATCCCGGCGGCAGCGCGAAGGCCCAGAGCAATGTGGCCGTCATGTGGGACCACGTCACCACCAACACCATCGACTTCAACCACATCCCCGGCGGTGGCAACGTGCTTTACCTGGATGGACACGTCAACTTCCTCAAGTACCCGGATGAGAAGTTCCCCATGACCGAGGACAGCGCCCGTACCTTTGGCCGCTACAATCGCCCCTTCAACGGCGTGTAA
- a CDS encoding trypsin-like peptidase domain-containing protein — protein sequence MHRLLIGAALCALALSAVAEFADYRFIPPAKALSDGESDAVAAGAAAAWNADLVPQYQIDDFAGQTEALKSAVETPALQVGSGAILGWASADLFEAQVAQDGLNIWRSSITSVDASALRLRVNLARLHPDDEVWLVDLSAPHAFGPFTLANTSSNGRWLPTTMGDTVIVELRSPRKIMPDITLEMLSHYFSSPATKQLDCPLSADCTDNTSLQEVSAGIGRMTVTDEDGTSFLCSGALLNNAATDVAEGLFLTADHCFQGTSDTIFADGVEVIWDLRTNGCPGTEPSAGTIAGLPRSTGTAFLRNSTALDGMLLRLDTVPVGTRGRAYLGWDTRAPRIGDGAVGLHHPDGTAMKESIGRVNEINLDTRFGDLQTTLSWDEGLTEGGSSGSPVMFDDANFRVFGMLSNGNFQACGISNARLDQYSSFREFFALAGGFLTLATPPDDGSDFYSRNGSPRGAGSSGCVFEAQSIEKSSGNILVSGLALLTLAAMGALGRWKA from the coding sequence ATGCATCGATTATTAATCGGGGCGGCTTTGTGCGCCCTGGCGCTGAGTGCGGTCGCGGAGTTTGCCGACTACCGGTTTATTCCGCCCGCGAAGGCCCTGTCCGATGGCGAGTCCGATGCCGTGGCGGCCGGGGCCGCCGCCGCGTGGAATGCCGACTTGGTGCCCCAATACCAGATCGATGACTTCGCGGGACAAACCGAAGCACTGAAGTCGGCCGTGGAAACGCCCGCGCTTCAGGTCGGCTCGGGCGCGATACTCGGCTGGGCCTCCGCGGACCTTTTCGAGGCTCAGGTCGCGCAGGATGGCCTGAATATCTGGCGGTCCTCCATCACCTCGGTGGATGCCTCCGCACTCCGGCTCCGGGTCAACCTGGCCCGCCTTCACCCGGACGACGAGGTTTGGCTGGTGGACCTCTCGGCGCCCCACGCCTTTGGCCCCTTCACGCTGGCCAACACGAGCAGCAACGGCCGTTGGTTGCCCACGACGATGGGCGACACGGTGATCGTGGAGCTTCGCTCACCCCGGAAGATCATGCCGGACATTACGCTGGAGATGCTTTCCCACTATTTCAGCAGCCCGGCAACGAAGCAACTGGATTGTCCCCTTTCGGCGGACTGCACCGACAACACGTCCCTTCAGGAGGTGAGCGCGGGTATCGGGCGCATGACCGTTACGGACGAAGACGGCACCTCCTTTCTCTGTTCCGGCGCCCTGCTGAATAACGCGGCGACGGATGTGGCCGAAGGGCTCTTCCTGACGGCGGATCACTGCTTTCAGGGCACGAGCGACACCATCTTTGCGGATGGCGTAGAGGTGATCTGGGACCTGCGCACGAACGGCTGCCCCGGGACCGAACCGAGTGCGGGTACGATCGCGGGATTGCCCCGCAGCACGGGCACGGCTTTCCTGCGCAACAGCACGGCGCTGGATGGCATGCTCCTGCGGCTGGACACGGTGCCCGTGGGCACGCGCGGTCGCGCCTATCTCGGCTGGGACACGCGTGCGCCCCGCATCGGCGATGGCGCGGTGGGCCTTCACCATCCCGACGGCACGGCAATGAAAGAGAGTATAGGCCGCGTAAACGAGATCAATCTGGACACCCGTTTTGGCGACTTGCAGACCACGCTGTCGTGGGATGAAGGGCTCACCGAGGGCGGTTCTTCCGGTTCGCCCGTCATGTTCGACGATGCGAACTTCCGGGTCTTCGGCATGCTCAGCAACGGCAATTTTCAGGCCTGTGGTATTTCGAACGCGCGACTGGATCAGTATTCATCCTTCCGTGAGTTCTTCGCACTGGCGGGCGGCTTCCTGACCCTGGCCACACCGCCGGATGACGGGAGTGACTTTTATTCGCGCAATGGCTCGCCGCGCGGCGCTGGAAGCTCCGGTTGCGTCTTCGAGGCCCAGTCCATCGAGAAGTCCTCGGGAAACATTTTAGTATCGGGGCTGGCGCTCCTGACGCTCGCGGCCATGGGCGCGCTGGGTCGCTGGAAGGCGTAG
- a CDS encoding Na+/H+ antiporter subunit B, whose product MNSALLRNWTPLLKAVMLLISVLLLLRGHNEPGGGFVGGLVAATAFTVHALAYNVNAARRSARFSPRTLMASGLLVALISGLPGLWKGEPFLTGVWGTPDIPYLGKITLGTPLLFDVGVYLVVAGVVLTMVFAMLEDYDAT is encoded by the coding sequence ATGAATTCCGCCCTCCTTCGAAATTGGACGCCCCTGCTGAAGGCCGTCATGCTGCTGATTTCAGTGCTCCTGCTCCTGCGAGGGCACAACGAGCCCGGCGGCGGCTTCGTGGGGGGGCTGGTGGCGGCCACCGCGTTCACCGTGCATGCCCTGGCCTACAATGTGAATGCGGCGCGCCGCTCCGCGCGTTTCTCGCCGCGCACGCTCATGGCCTCGGGCCTACTGGTCGCGCTGATCAGCGGACTGCCGGGATTGTGGAAGGGAGAGCCCTTTTTGACGGGTGTCTGGGGTACGCCCGACATTCCCTATCTGGGCAAGATAACACTGGGCACGCCCCTGCTGTTCGACGTCGGCGTCTATCTCGTCGTCGCGGGAGTCGTGCTGACCATGGTATTTGCCATGCTGGAGGACTACGATGCAACTTAG
- a CDS encoding exo-alpha-sialidase — MVVFKKLVARQKGIAVAFKKTTVQFIQCLALTSLALWAACCPAEELAATTVFRSGTEGYHTFRIPALIRTPGRLIAFCEGRLNDRSDSGEIDLVMKYSVDEGVTWSPLAVVAHDAGFTCGNPAPVYDGRSGKLVLVWTKNLASARENRILTGEDPPRTVWVMDSRDEGATWSAPVEISATASKPEWRWYATGPCHAIQLKSGRLLVPANHSLGPEFTGWHSHVIFSDDGGTTWAIGGIHEGFTNESTVAELPDGRVYQNMRSYTGENRRRVSYSEDGGLTWSADRSDPALVEPVCQASALSDGVRPLLLFSNPASASREKMTVRASGDGGATWPNAVELYAGPSAYSDLAFLNETTVACVYERGTQSAYEEIVVTRIPLDRLAPEAIR, encoded by the coding sequence ATGGTAGTATTCAAAAAATTAGTTGCAAGGCAAAAGGGGATTGCTGTGGCGTTCAAGAAAACGACAGTTCAGTTTATTCAGTGCCTCGCCTTGACCAGCCTGGCCCTTTGGGCCGCGTGCTGTCCGGCGGAGGAGTTGGCCGCCACGACCGTGTTCAGATCGGGTACGGAGGGTTACCACACTTTCCGCATTCCCGCCCTCATTCGCACACCGGGCCGGCTTATTGCCTTTTGCGAGGGGCGTCTGAATGATCGCAGCGATTCCGGTGAGATCGATCTGGTGATGAAATACAGCGTGGATGAGGGCGTCACGTGGTCGCCCCTTGCCGTCGTGGCGCATGACGCCGGTTTTACCTGCGGGAATCCCGCGCCGGTGTACGACGGGCGATCGGGGAAGCTGGTGCTGGTGTGGACGAAGAATCTTGCTTCCGCGAGGGAAAATCGAATCCTTACCGGGGAGGATCCGCCCAGGACGGTCTGGGTGATGGACAGCCGCGACGAGGGCGCGACCTGGAGCGCGCCGGTGGAGATCAGCGCGACGGCGAGCAAACCGGAATGGCGGTGGTACGCCACGGGGCCGTGCCACGCGATTCAACTGAAGTCGGGCCGATTGCTGGTGCCCGCCAACCACTCGCTGGGGCCAGAATTTACCGGGTGGCACTCCCATGTTATCTTCAGCGATGACGGGGGCACGACCTGGGCCATCGGCGGCATACACGAGGGCTTTACCAACGAGTCTACAGTCGCCGAATTGCCGGATGGGCGCGTTTACCAGAACATGCGGAGTTATACCGGGGAGAATCGACGTCGTGTATCCTACAGTGAGGATGGCGGACTAACATGGTCGGCGGATCGGAGCGATCCCGCGCTGGTCGAGCCGGTTTGCCAGGCGAGCGCATTGAGCGACGGCGTTCGTCCTCTGTTACTGTTCTCCAATCCGGCCAGTGCGAGTCGGGAGAAGATGACCGTGCGCGCGAGCGGCGATGGCGGTGCGACGTGGCCCAATGCGGTTGAGCTGTACGCCGGGCCGAGCGCCTACTCCGATCTTGCTTTCTTGAATGAAACGACGGTGGCCTGCGTCTATGAGCGGGGCACGCAAAGCGCCTATGAAGAAATTGTGGTAACCCGGATTCCGCTGGACCGGCTGGCGCCGGAAGCGATCCGATAG
- a CDS encoding neutral/alkaline non-lysosomal ceramidase N-terminal domain-containing protein, whose amino-acid sequence MSFIREHKIFSACMILILVGAVWFRGRLKGQYPDYELNLQVPDHTQVAVAPEGLQVGVGMEEISPDFALYDDWVDVNENSKYDEGTDTFTDRNGNGEFDAVWMAGFSSNRPAKGINDTPWTRAIALRNNGVTLVLVTIDSVGIFQNDFIAVRESVSKDLGIDHILFSSSHTHETPDTMKIWSGPTPIFGYDERYMDMVREKTRAAVERAVLSMRPAEMECTTVEIAPEGFVDDSRKPVVMDNTMYLMRFTKKDSEDTIATFVNWGNHPEALGGKNGMITSDFPHWLREGVEKGVPAPNGVEGFGGMCLFFQGQVGGLMTQLHTTVPHRDGQRSFSEASFEKAQALGENLAIVACNALRSDRVWKNENPRLAVSARTIRVPVTGMYKYAMMMGLIHDGYKLFQGARTELNVIRIGGVLLLSVPGEIYPEIVEGGVEALPGRDYEIEPVEVPPLRDEMERKARMALVIGLANDQIGYMVPKSQWDVKAPFIYDGEAQYGEENSGGPDVAPTIHRESMKMLEEMNAVFPEPASGDEPAATGGAAR is encoded by the coding sequence ATGTCATTCATTCGAGAGCATAAGATATTCAGCGCCTGCATGATCCTTATTCTGGTGGGCGCTGTCTGGTTTCGCGGTCGCCTCAAGGGGCAGTATCCCGACTATGAGTTGAATCTGCAGGTGCCGGACCATACGCAAGTGGCGGTCGCGCCCGAGGGACTTCAGGTGGGGGTGGGGATGGAGGAAATCAGTCCGGATTTCGCCCTGTACGACGACTGGGTGGACGTGAACGAAAACAGCAAATACGACGAGGGGACGGATACCTTTACGGACCGCAACGGGAACGGCGAGTTTGACGCCGTTTGGATGGCGGGATTCAGTTCAAACCGACCGGCGAAGGGGATCAACGACACGCCGTGGACCCGGGCCATTGCCTTGCGCAACAACGGCGTAACGCTGGTGCTGGTTACCATTGACAGCGTCGGCATTTTCCAGAACGATTTCATTGCGGTGCGCGAGTCGGTGAGCAAGGACCTGGGTATCGACCATATCTTGTTTTCCAGCAGCCACACCCATGAGACGCCCGACACGATGAAGATCTGGAGCGGCCCCACGCCCATCTTCGGCTACGACGAGCGCTACATGGACATGGTCCGGGAGAAGACCCGCGCGGCGGTGGAGCGCGCGGTGCTGTCGATGCGCCCGGCGGAGATGGAGTGCACCACGGTGGAGATCGCCCCGGAGGGCTTTGTGGACGATTCCCGGAAGCCGGTGGTGATGGACAACACGATGTACCTCATGCGCTTCACGAAGAAGGACAGCGAGGACACGATCGCGACGTTTGTGAACTGGGGGAACCACCCCGAGGCGCTGGGCGGCAAGAACGGCATGATCACCTCCGACTTTCCCCACTGGCTGCGGGAGGGTGTGGAGAAGGGCGTGCCCGCGCCCAACGGCGTGGAGGGCTTTGGCGGGATGTGCCTCTTTTTTCAGGGGCAGGTGGGCGGTCTGATGACGCAGCTCCACACCACCGTACCCCACCGCGACGGGCAGCGGAGTTTCAGCGAGGCGAGCTTTGAGAAGGCCCAGGCGCTGGGCGAGAATCTAGCGATTGTGGCGTGCAACGCATTGCGCAGCGACCGCGTCTGGAAGAACGAAAATCCGCGCCTGGCCGTTTCCGCGCGGACGATCCGGGTGCCGGTCACGGGGATGTACAAATACGCCATGATGATGGGCCTTATCCACGACGGCTACAAACTCTTTCAAGGGGCGCGCACCGAGCTGAATGTGATCCGCATTGGCGGCGTGCTGCTGCTGAGCGTGCCCGGCGAAATCTATCCCGAGATCGTGGAAGGGGGCGTGGAAGCCCTGCCGGGGCGCGATTATGAGATCGAGCCGGTGGAAGTGCCGCCGCTGCGCGATGAAATGGAGCGCAAGGCCCGCATGGCCCTGGTCATCGGCCTGGCCAATGATCAGATCGGCTATATGGTGCCCAAGTCTCAATGGGACGTGAAGGCGCCCTTTATCTACGATGGCGAAGCCCAGTACGGCGAGGAGAACTCCGGCGGACCGGACGTGGCCCCCACGATCCACCGTGAATCCATGAAGATGCTCGAAGAGATGAACGCGGTGTTTCCCGAGCCGGCGTCCGGGGACGAACCCGCGGCCACGGGCGGCGCGGCGAGGTAG
- a CDS encoding sigma-54-dependent Fis family transcriptional regulator: MTLRAAGISNVHTCSDSREGRARAVELSAALVILDLTMPHLSGVEVLRELAEACPEVPVVMLTGVNDVGSAVACMREGAFDYYVKTTETERLVSGVKRALELQQLRRENLRLKESVLDDALAHPEAFEGIVTASQRVWGIFKYLEAVSASPMAVLIAGETGVGKELFAQAVHRVSGRGGRFVPVNAAGLEDQAFSDTLFGHVKGAFTGADSARPGLIEQAAGGTLFLDEIGDLDSSGQIKLLRLLQEGEYYPLGSDVARKSDARIVAATNRDLKTLSDSGTFRKDLYFRLQTHRVVVPPLRERREDIAPLLELFLDEAAGMLQKKRPSAPRELTALLKTYHFPGNVRELRSMVVDAVTHHPGGILSMARFKEHLQQFAPLQDPAPRPGAGVTFGEVLPTMKENTELLIEEALRRADGNQAIAAEMLGISRQALNKRLKQSGE; encoded by the coding sequence ATGACCCTTCGCGCGGCCGGTATTTCCAATGTCCACACCTGCTCCGACAGCCGGGAGGGGCGTGCCCGGGCGGTGGAGCTTTCCGCAGCCCTGGTGATCCTCGATCTCACAATGCCGCACCTTTCCGGGGTGGAGGTACTCCGGGAACTCGCCGAGGCGTGCCCCGAGGTTCCTGTGGTGATGCTTACGGGCGTCAACGATGTGGGTTCGGCTGTCGCGTGCATGCGCGAGGGCGCCTTTGATTACTATGTGAAGACCACGGAGACCGAGCGGCTTGTCAGCGGGGTGAAACGGGCCCTGGAGCTCCAGCAGCTCCGGCGCGAGAACTTGCGCCTGAAAGAAAGCGTGCTGGACGACGCCCTGGCCCACCCCGAAGCCTTCGAGGGCATTGTGACGGCGTCCCAGCGGGTCTGGGGTATCTTCAAGTATCTGGAGGCCGTGTCCGCATCGCCCATGGCCGTATTGATTGCCGGGGAAACGGGCGTGGGCAAGGAACTCTTTGCGCAGGCCGTTCACCGCGTCAGCGGCCGGGGTGGGCGCTTCGTTCCGGTGAATGCGGCGGGTCTTGAAGATCAGGCCTTTTCCGATACGCTCTTTGGCCATGTGAAAGGCGCCTTCACCGGCGCGGATTCGGCCCGGCCCGGCCTCATCGAGCAGGCGGCCGGCGGCACGCTCTTTCTGGACGAGATCGGTGATCTGGACAGCTCGGGGCAAATCAAATTGCTTCGGCTGCTTCAGGAAGGGGAATACTATCCGCTGGGATCGGATGTGGCCCGAAAATCGGACGCGCGCATCGTGGCGGCGACGAATCGCGATCTGAAGACGCTGAGTGATTCCGGGACATTTCGCAAGGATCTCTATTTCCGGCTCCAGACCCATCGGGTGGTTGTTCCGCCGCTGCGCGAACGGCGGGAAGACATCGCGCCGCTGTTGGAACTGTTTCTCGACGAAGCGGCCGGCATGCTGCAGAAGAAGCGTCCCTCGGCCCCCCGGGAGCTCACCGCCCTGCTGAAGACCTATCACTTTCCGGGGAATGTGCGGGAGTTGCGCTCCATGGTGGTGGACGCCGTGACCCATCACCCCGGCGGCATTCTTTCCATGGCGCGCTTCAAGGAGCACCTGCAACAGTTTGCGCCGTTGCAGGATCCGGCGCCGCGTCCCGGCGCGGGTGTAACGTTTGGGGAGGTCCTGCCCACCATGAAAGAAAACACGGAATTGCTCATTGAAGAAGCGCTGCGACGGGCCGATGGCAATCAGGCGATAGCCGCCGAGATGCTGGGTATTTCGCGTCAGGCGCTCAACAAGCGCTTGAAGCAGTCGGGCGAATAG